From one Variovorax sp. PBL-H6 genomic stretch:
- a CDS encoding sensor histidine kinase: MSETLARNFSPENLRHVLRHGISTAGFCCVIAVALSISGRGGWAPQFVYSLSIGLISWLVVDVGRLLLAGRDATPWPHGWRGVALVVAGIVAGFLGGNAIGDAWTGKPLLEFLSLSRDKLASTALITVAAGVVICYFYYSRGKSKFLEGEIALAQRDAADARLKLLETQLEPHMLFNTLANLRVLIATDPPRAVAMLDRLNSYLRVTLSGSRALAHPLAAEFQRLGDYLELMSVRMGPRLACRLELPDDLREVPVPPLLLQPLVENAIRHGLEPKVEGGEITIGARREGRRLVIEVRDTGVGISESTRPPAPDGGFGLSQVRERLATVYGAESALQLTPHPAGGTCATIILPLPA, from the coding sequence GTGAGCGAGACGCTGGCACGCAACTTCTCGCCGGAGAATCTCCGGCACGTGCTGCGGCACGGCATCTCGACCGCGGGCTTCTGCTGCGTCATCGCGGTCGCGCTGTCGATCTCGGGCCGTGGCGGCTGGGCGCCGCAGTTCGTCTATTCGCTCTCGATCGGGCTCATCAGCTGGCTGGTCGTCGACGTCGGCCGGCTGCTGCTCGCCGGCCGCGATGCCACGCCCTGGCCGCACGGCTGGCGCGGCGTGGCGCTGGTCGTTGCCGGCATCGTGGCCGGCTTCCTGGGCGGCAATGCGATCGGAGACGCCTGGACCGGCAAGCCCCTGCTGGAATTCCTGAGCCTCTCGCGCGACAAGCTCGCCTCCACGGCGCTGATCACGGTGGCGGCCGGCGTGGTCATCTGCTACTTCTACTACAGCCGCGGCAAGAGCAAGTTCCTCGAGGGCGAGATCGCGCTGGCCCAGCGCGACGCCGCGGATGCGCGCCTCAAGCTGCTGGAAACCCAGCTCGAGCCGCACATGCTTTTCAACACGCTGGCCAACCTGCGCGTGCTGATCGCCACCGATCCGCCGCGCGCCGTGGCCATGCTCGACCGCCTCAACAGCTACCTGCGCGTGACGCTCAGCGGCTCTCGCGCGCTTGCGCATCCGCTGGCGGCCGAGTTCCAGCGCCTCGGCGACTACCTGGAGCTGATGTCCGTGCGCATGGGCCCGCGGCTCGCCTGCCGGCTCGAGCTGCCTGACGATCTGCGCGAGGTGCCGGTGCCGCCACTGCTGCTGCAGCCGCTGGTGGAGAATGCGATCCGCCACGGACTGGAGCCGAAGGTCGAGGGCGGCGAGATCACCATCGGCGCGCGGCGCGAAGGCCGGCGGCTGGTGATCGAGGTGCGCGACACCGGCGTAGGGATCTCGGAAAGCACCAGGCCGCCTGCCCCCGACGGCGGCTTCGGCCTGTCGCAGGTGCGAGAACGCCTCGCCACGGTTTACGGGGCGGAAAGCGCCCTGCAGCTGACACCGCATCCGGCCGGCGGCACCTGCGCCACCATCATCCTCCCGTTGCCCGCATGA
- a CDS encoding 2TM domain-containing protein: MTDDLHPSTDRLDRLARRRAGAKMGWYIHATVYVLVNLFLVILASSRGQNWAMYPLLGWGLGLLIHGAVVFFVAPGGNFYDRLLERERKALRDGDRG; this comes from the coding sequence ATGACCGACGACCTTCATCCCTCCACGGACCGCCTCGATCGCCTCGCCCGCCGCCGCGCCGGCGCCAAGATGGGCTGGTACATCCATGCCACCGTCTACGTGCTGGTCAACCTGTTCCTCGTGATCCTGGCCAGCTCGCGCGGGCAGAACTGGGCCATGTACCCCTTGCTCGGCTGGGGCCTGGGGCTGCTGATTCACGGCGCCGTGGTGTTCTTCGTGGCGCCGGGCGGCAATTTCTACGATCGGCTGCTCGAACGGGAGCGCAAGGCGCTGCGCGACGGAGACCGCGGGTGA
- a CDS encoding DUF6622 family protein: MMMLTQILSHTPRWVFLLFALLVWLGLKQLFASSVSLVRVTLLPVAMVGLSFYGMLSAFGDSPVALLGWAGAVTVLLLTVQRWPLPAATRYDAATRTFHLPGTAAPLALMMGIFFTKYAVGVLLAMHPEVAHHTGFALGIGTLYGAFSGIFAARALRLWKLAIREDRGALPVAGA, encoded by the coding sequence ATGATGATGCTGACCCAGATCCTTTCCCACACGCCCCGCTGGGTGTTCCTGCTCTTCGCCCTGCTCGTGTGGCTGGGCCTCAAGCAACTCTTCGCCAGCAGCGTGAGCCTGGTCCGGGTGACGCTGCTGCCCGTCGCAATGGTCGGGCTGTCCTTCTACGGGATGCTCTCGGCCTTCGGCGATTCGCCCGTCGCCCTGCTGGGATGGGCCGGCGCAGTCACCGTGCTGCTGCTGACCGTGCAGCGCTGGCCGCTGCCCGCCGCCACGCGGTACGACGCGGCGACCCGCACCTTCCACCTGCCCGGCACTGCCGCGCCGCTGGCGCTGATGATGGGCATCTTCTTCACCAAGTACGCGGTGGGCGTGCTGCTGGCGATGCATCCGGAGGTGGCGCACCATACCGGCTTCGCGCTGGGCATCGGCACCCTGTACGGCGCCTTCAGCGGCATCTTCGCCGCACGGGCGCTGCGCCTGTGGAAGCTGGCGATTCGCGAGGACCGCGGCGCCCTGCCCGTGGCCGGCGCCTGA